One window of the Haloarcula halobia genome contains the following:
- a CDS encoding glycine zipper 2TM domain-containing protein, protein MRERITRVFNRAKYAAIGGAIGGAVGGLFSARGASTAAGAGALAGAILGEKWASAAPVVQRARSKADEEWAIAGPVVEKAKAKAKSHVPSRR, encoded by the coding sequence ATGCGCGAACGCATCACTCGTGTATTCAACAGGGCGAAGTACGCAGCTATCGGCGGGGCCATCGGTGGCGCTGTCGGCGGACTGTTCAGCGCGCGCGGCGCGAGCACGGCGGCCGGGGCCGGCGCGCTCGCCGGCGCGATTCTCGGCGAGAAGTGGGCGTCGGCCGCCCCCGTCGTCCAGCGGGCCCGCTCGAAGGCAGACGAGGAGTGGGCCATCGCCGGACCCGTGGTCGAGAAGGCGAAGGCGAAAGCGAAGTCCCACGTCCCCAGCAGGCGGTAA
- a CDS encoding NUDIX hydrolase, with product MTTVDSLWYLADVASQQAEQTYHDLATAHEDFVEFTRHRRVPRHRFKRVATDAKAHGAPFGAHTLTYRPPGELLLVRHDGVGQWVLPGGELDGDESFREAALRELGEESGVEATIEGLGMLGRVEFYCDGNETWGILPVFEARAETTAVSVSDPDGEISDARWFETLPEDTRDREEILRWRDRFFD from the coding sequence ATGACGACCGTCGACAGCCTGTGGTATCTCGCCGACGTCGCCAGCCAGCAGGCCGAGCAGACGTATCACGACCTGGCGACCGCTCACGAGGACTTCGTAGAGTTCACCCGCCACCGCCGCGTGCCGCGCCACCGGTTCAAGCGGGTCGCCACCGACGCCAAGGCCCACGGCGCGCCCTTCGGCGCACACACGCTGACCTACCGGCCCCCAGGCGAGCTACTGCTCGTCCGCCACGACGGCGTCGGTCAGTGGGTCCTACCCGGAGGCGAGCTCGACGGCGACGAGTCTTTCAGGGAGGCGGCGCTGCGCGAGCTGGGCGAGGAGAGCGGCGTGGAGGCCACTATCGAGGGTCTCGGGATGCTCGGTCGCGTCGAGTTCTACTGCGACGGCAACGAGACCTGGGGCATCCTGCCGGTGTTCGAGGCGCGCGCGGAGACGACGGCGGTCAGCGTCTCGGACCCCGACGGCGAGATAAGCGATGCTCGGTGGTTCGAGACCCTCCCGGAGGACACGCGCGACCGCGAGGAGATTCTGCGGTGGCGCGACCGGTTCTTCGACTGA
- a CDS encoding DUF1918 domain-containing protein, with product MAFEEDDQVILHDEHSDYDGQEGIVTQVVETMFGDANYTVSFEDGQEQGVPEDNLEAVEE from the coding sequence ATGGCATTCGAAGAAGACGATCAGGTCATTCTCCACGACGAGCACAGCGACTACGACGGACAGGAAGGTATCGTCACGCAGGTCGTCGAGACGATGTTCGGCGACGCGAACTACACCGTCTCGTTCGAGGACGGCCAGGAGCAGGGCGTCCCCGAGGACAACCTCGAAGCCGTCGAGGAGTAA
- a CDS encoding RNA-binding protein, with protein MSSVPFHYVDLRTFCYATEDEKRVEEALRTFLPEDYPIERVENEGHYGDRIVVLSARVENADDVRHVLTQVATLPDIDEVRAELDDRVDDNCSFFLTFDKQAAFGGEIARGDGITLRAKVEAYPAKREKAVANARELLDEL; from the coding sequence ATGTCGTCGGTCCCCTTCCACTACGTCGACCTCCGCACCTTCTGTTACGCGACGGAAGACGAGAAACGCGTCGAGGAGGCCCTCCGTACCTTCCTCCCGGAGGACTACCCTATCGAACGGGTCGAGAACGAGGGCCACTACGGGGACCGCATCGTGGTGCTCTCGGCACGGGTGGAGAACGCCGACGACGTCAGGCACGTCCTCACGCAGGTCGCGACGCTCCCGGACATCGACGAGGTGCGCGCGGAACTGGACGACCGGGTCGACGACAACTGCTCGTTTTTCCTCACGTTCGACAAGCAGGCCGCATTCGGGGGCGAAATCGCCCGCGGTGACGGCATCACACTCCGTGCGAAGGTGGAGGCCTACCCCGCGAAGCGAGAGAAGGCAGTCGCGAACGCGCGGGAACTGCTCGACGAACTGTGA
- a CDS encoding RNase P subunit p30 family protein codes for MYEAVHARPDGASTVARQALSAAEYGFDGVVVRNHGDERASDDRDAIAAEYGIDVVAGIEVRAEDPSRASGLVGNARSSETLVAVHGGDVRMNRFAVEQPAVDVLAHPMRGDGDFNHVLAAAAADNGVRVEFSLARVLRAEGGSRVRAIQDLRKLRELVADADAPYVVSADPFTHLQLRAPRELVAVGEAVGFEADAVRAGLAEWGRLAERNRERGSESFVEPGVHIDEDEQ; via the coding sequence ATGTACGAGGCCGTCCACGCCCGTCCCGACGGGGCGAGCACCGTCGCCAGACAGGCGCTTTCGGCCGCCGAGTACGGGTTCGACGGCGTCGTCGTCCGGAACCACGGCGACGAGCGGGCGAGCGACGACAGAGACGCCATCGCGGCCGAGTACGGCATCGACGTGGTCGCCGGAATCGAAGTCCGTGCCGAGGACCCCTCGCGGGCCAGCGGTCTCGTCGGGAACGCGCGGTCGAGCGAGACGCTGGTCGCCGTCCACGGCGGCGACGTCCGGATGAACCGCTTCGCAGTCGAACAGCCGGCAGTCGACGTGCTCGCCCACCCGATGCGTGGCGACGGCGACTTCAACCACGTCCTGGCGGCCGCCGCCGCCGACAACGGTGTCCGGGTCGAGTTCTCGCTGGCCCGCGTCCTCCGAGCGGAGGGGGGCAGTCGGGTGCGGGCGATCCAGGACCTCCGGAAGCTCCGGGAACTCGTCGCGGACGCCGACGCGCCCTACGTCGTCAGCGCGGACCCGTTCACGCACCTCCAGTTGCGGGCCCCGCGTGAACTCGTCGCCGTGGGCGAAGCCGTCGGGTTCGAGGCCGACGCGGTGCGTGCGGGGCTGGCGGAGTGGGGCCGACTCGCCGAGCGCAACCGCGAGCGAGGGTCCGAGTCGTTCGTCGAACCGGGCGTCCACATCGATGAGGACGAACAGTGA
- a CDS encoding Rpp14/Pop5 family protein yields the protein MKHLPKHLRPRWRYLAIAIETWPDASFDRRALQRDLWYAAQNLLGDTGSAEVDLTVVSFDRTGGEGDAIVRTRRGHTDEARAALACLDSVGDDPVGLRVRGISGTVRACEEKYIRGPPEAPAKRQVVFENQDRRAVERGERIDVQTDDGFAGATALDFR from the coding sequence GTGAAGCACCTCCCGAAGCACCTCCGACCTCGCTGGCGGTACCTCGCCATCGCCATCGAGACCTGGCCAGACGCCTCGTTCGACCGGCGGGCGCTCCAGCGCGACCTGTGGTACGCCGCCCAGAACCTGCTGGGCGACACCGGGAGCGCCGAGGTCGACCTGACCGTCGTCTCGTTCGACCGGACCGGCGGCGAGGGAGACGCCATCGTCCGCACCCGGCGAGGCCACACTGACGAGGCCCGTGCTGCGCTGGCCTGTCTCGACAGCGTCGGCGACGACCCGGTGGGGCTTCGCGTCCGCGGCATTAGTGGGACCGTGCGTGCCTGTGAAGAAAAGTATATACGCGGGCCGCCGGAAGCACCTGCCAAGAGACAGGTCGTGTTCGAGAACCAGGACCGTCGGGCCGTCGAACGGGGCGAGCGAATCGACGTCCAGACCGACGACGGGTTCGCGGGCGCGACCGCACTCGATTTCAGATAA